From a single Anomaloglossus baeobatrachus isolate aAnoBae1 chromosome 8, aAnoBae1.hap1, whole genome shotgun sequence genomic region:
- the LOC142249286 gene encoding uncharacterized protein LOC142249286 — protein MESLLEKMMARVGAADGEEWLKRCLAPVNEAAEVVLDPASDLAGVPARREELLRPGEGEDVRRSLRKKRKKSDVYSPPASCSQRSGGGRKRSASARGRRGDGRKTPETSREAGVPARGGSGASRDRPRSRRDLAASSGRDSQKARRAIIPEVAVGSSAPAVVAGYSGDPGSLTGLYAPPAPLQKSSAGALAAATQVWSSTEESEEDVAASGGRQPQYSALDGPGSGGHGPMVIWLVGHSFIHWAQRRAACRSYTENLSFQYELINVFWYGIRGLKFSNLLGTLKGMLLTHPYPDLIILHIGGNDLGKIKTLDLLSNFRRDFALLKNLFPYSALIFSEIVPRLVWNGQLAFLEKIRKRVNRDMAKFFVSLGDFSYRHSDLEGFTVGLYRSDGVHLSDVGLDIFNVGIQNMIEKWLRCLGGASYC, from the exons atggagtccctcctggagaagatgatggctcgggtcggcgcagcggacggcgaggagtggctgaagaggtgtCTGGCGCCGGTGAACGAAGCCGCCGAAGTGGTCCTGGATCCAGCTTCGGATCTCGCCGGCGTTCCTGCGCGGAGGGAAGAACTTCTGCGGCCCGGAGAAGGAGAAGACGTCCGGAGATCCctgcggaagaagaggaagaagagcgacgTCTACTCACCGCCTGCATCATGTTCTCAGCGGTCCGGCGGAGGGAGGAAGAGGTCGGCATCTgctcgcggtcggcgcggcgatgggAGGAAGACGCCGGAGACATCGCGAGAGGCGGGAGTTCCGGCGAGAGGAGGGTCCGGAGCATCGCGAGACCGCCCAAGAAGCCGACGAGATTTGGCCGCGTCATCAGGGCGCGACTCCCAGAAGGCTCGGCGGGCGATTATCCCGGAAGTCGCCGTCGGGAGTTCCGCTCCGGCTGTTGTGGCCGGGTATAGCGGAGATCCTGGGTCGCTCACGGGCCTGTACGCGCCGCCAgccccattgcaaaagagctcagctggggctTTGGCGGCGGCGACGCAGGTCTGGAGCTCGACAGAAGAATCCGAAGAGGACGTCGCAGCGAGCGGAGGTCGTCAACCCCAGTACAGCGCGTTGGATGGACCCGGGAGCGGAGGAcatg gcccaatggtgatttggcttgtaggccattcgtttatacactgggcgcagaggagagcggcttgtagaagttacacagaaaacttatcttttcagtatgaactgataaatgttttttggtacggtataaggggtctgaaattttctaatttacttggcaccttaaaaggtatgctgttgactcatccgtatcctgaccttataattttacacattggagggaatgacttgggtaaaataaagactttggacttgttatctaatttccgcagagattttgcgttattaaagaatctttttccttattcagcattgattttttctgaaattgttccgaGACTGGTTTGGAATGGCCAGCTtgcctttttggaaaaaataaggaaacgtgtcaatcgcgacatggcaaaattttttgttagtttgggcgacttctcatatcgccatagtgatctggaaggttttacggttggcctgtacaggtctgatggggtacatctctctgacgttggtctggacatttttaatgtgggtatccagaatatgatagaaaaatggctgcggtgtttggggggggcctcgtattgttaa